A segment of the Acidobacteriota bacterium genome:
AGTGCGGCCCGCTCGGGGCCGGTCCGGGGGGCTTGCGGGGAAAGGCGGTAGCGGACGGCGATCTCCAGCCGACCGTTGTGATGCTGGATGGCGGTCGGGGAGCCGGCCCGGCGCAGGCGGGCGAGGGTGCCGAGCCGCCGCACACCCGCCGGGGTGACCACCGGCAGTCTCGTGACCGCCTCCCGATCCACCCGGCCCGGCCTCCGGAAGACCACGGGAATCTCCCGCCCCGCCCGTTCCTGATAGCCCACCTGCAGTTCGAACCCTTCCCGGCGCAACAGCGCGAGGACCGGCAGCACCTCACCGGCCGTCAGCCCGAGCGAGGCGAGGGCGCGCTGCTCCGGTTCGACCCACACCTCCTCGCGCCCGGGACGGGCGCGCGGCCAGGCGGACGCCACCTCGGGCAGCTCCTCCAACGCCGCCTCGATCTGCCGGGCCAGCTCGGCCAACCGGTCCGCATCGGGCCCGGAGATCACGACCTCCGGCGCCGCTTGGCCGAGAAGTTCCTGGAGGCCCTCGTCCTCCTCTCCCCCGCCCCCGCCGGATCCGACGGAACGGATCTCCACACCCGTCATCTCCCGCGCAGCGCGTTGCAACCGCTCCCGGACCAGCGCCGCGTCGGTGCCCGGAGGCCGGCGCTCCTCCGGCTCGAGCCGGATCGTCAGCGAAGCGTCCTCCTCGCGCACGAGCGACGTCACCCGCTCGACGCCGCCGATCGCGAGGGCCGCCTCCTCGAGCACCGCGACCCGTTCGGTGGCGCCGTCGAGAGACAGGCCGGGCGGAAGGTCCACCTGCAACCGCACCTCGTCGGCGCGGGCCGGTTCCGCTCCGCCCGCCGAAGCCCCGAGCCACACGGCCCCGACCAGGGCACTGGCGACCACGAGGAGTCCCGTGGCCGCGAGCCAGGCCCCCGGCCGGCGCAGGGCGACCGCCAGCAGGGCGGAGAAGACCTCGCGCGCTCTCGAGGGAACCGGAAGGCCCCCGTGAGCCCGGCGCCTTGCGCGCTCGGCGGCGAGGCGCGCCAGCGCGGCCGGAGCGGCGAGGTAGCGGGCGAGCAGCGGCACCAGACCGAGGGCGACCAGCAGCGAAGCGGCGAGCGGGATCAGGTACGCGAGGGCCAGCACTTCCAGCAGCCGCCGGACGAGACCGCTCTCGAAGACGGTGAAGGCCAGCGGCACGAACACCACCGCGTTCGTCGCGGTCGCGGCGAGGATCGCGCGGGCCGTGGTCCCGACCCCGCGCACCGCGGCCTCGTCCGGCCCGTCGCCCCGTTCGAGCCGCCGCTGGACCGCCTCGTACACGACGATGCTGTTGTCCACCAGCATCCCGATGCCGACGGCGAGGCCGAAGAGCGTGATCAGGTTGACGCTCTGACCGGAAAGGTAGAGAAGCGCGACGCCGATCAGCAGGCTCGCCGGCACGGAGACCGCCACCACCGCCACCGGCCGCAGCTGCCGGAGGAAGAGGAGCAACACCGCGAGCGCGATCGCGAAACCGCCGGCCGCCAGCTTCTCGAGCCGGCGCAACTGCTCTTCGACGGTTCGCGCGCCGTCGAACGCGATCGTGAAACGCAGGCCGGAGGCGGCGAACTCGCGCTCGAGTTCGTGCAACCTCTCCCGCAAGGCGCGGCCCACCCGCACGAGGTTCGCTTCCGCCTGTTTGAAGAGCACGAGCGTGACCGCCGGCCGGCCGTCCACCCGCGCGCGCTCCTCCTCCTCCCCTGCGGTGAGCGCGACGTCCGCCACGTGCCGGAGCTGCACGTTGCGCCCCGGAACGAGAGTCAGGCGCGCCAGGGAGACCTCGCCCTCCGGCCGGCCGTCCACGAGCACCGCGGCGCGGCCCGCACCGGAGGCGGCGGTCCCGGCGAAGCGGGGCCGGGCCAGGGCCGCGGTCACCCGCTCCGCGACCGACGCAGCGTCGATCCCGAGAGCCGCGATCCGTTGCGGGTCGATCGCGATCCGCAGCTCCCGCGGCGCGCCGCCGAAGAGCATCGCCGCCGACACGCCCGGAACCGAGGCCAGCCGGGGCCGGATCTCCTCCTCGGCCAGGTCGCGCAACGCGAAACGGTCGCCGGCGCCGGTGATCTGAACCACCATCACGAAGCGGCTGACGATCTCGGTGTCGAACGACTGGACCTCGATCCGGGTCCCGCGGGGTTGCGTGCGCTCCAGATCGGCCGCGATCCGCCGGAGATCGAGGTCGCGCACGTGGAGATCCGTTCCCGGCTCGAAGCGGATCCGGAGCCGGCCGCTGTCGCCCGTGACCGTCCCCCACGTCTCGGCGACGCCGGGGAGAGTCTCCACACGGGCCTCGAGGGCGCGCAGGAGTTCGCGCTCGACCACCTC
Coding sequences within it:
- a CDS encoding efflux RND transporter permease subunit, whose protein sequence is MTPAEFPVRRPVATAMIFAALVLLGAIAWRIIPVELFPDIEGDRLSVAFTRPGSEPEVVERELLRALEARVETLPGVAETWGTVTGDSGRLRIRFEPGTDLHVRDLDLRRIAADLERTQPRGTRIEVQSFDTEIVSRFVMVVQITGAGDRFALRDLAEEEIRPRLASVPGVSAAMLFGGAPRELRIAIDPQRIAALGIDAASVAERVTAALARPRFAGTAASGAGRAAVLVDGRPEGEVSLARLTLVPGRNVQLRHVADVALTAGEEEERARVDGRPAVTLVLFKQAEANLVRVGRALRERLHELEREFAASGLRFTIAFDGARTVEEQLRRLEKLAAGGFAIALAVLLLFLRQLRPVAVVAVSVPASLLIGVALLYLSGQSVNLITLFGLAVGIGMLVDNSIVVYEAVQRRLERGDGPDEAAVRGVGTTARAILAATATNAVVFVPLAFTVFESGLVRRLLEVLALAYLIPLAASLLVALGLVPLLARYLAAPAALARLAAERARRRAHGGLPVPSRAREVFSALLAVALRRPGAWLAATGLLVVASALVGAVWLGASAGGAEPARADEVRLQVDLPPGLSLDGATERVAVLEEAALAIGGVERVTSLVREEDASLTIRLEPEERRPPGTDAALVRERLQRAAREMTGVEIRSVGSGGGGGEEDEGLQELLGQAAPEVVISGPDADRLAELARQIEAALEELPEVASAWPRARPGREEVWVEPEQRALASLGLTAGEVLPVLALLRREGFELQVGYQERAGREIPVVFRRPGRVDREAVTRLPVVTPAGVRRLGTLARLRRAGSPTAIQHHNGRLEIAVRYRLSPQAPRTGPERAAL